Proteins from a single region of Acidobacteriota bacterium:
- a CDS encoding FkbM family methyltransferase encodes MTKWWRTCRLDVIEVSLVAVLVAVIVTTVVSSRYARLSYVAYSAAQEGARLKDRYGPSRYSRNEEEWIIRDYFQDRRAGSFVDVGANHYKNDSNTFYLESELGWSGIAIDPQAEFAADYRTHRPRTRFFAFFVSDTSDSNITFHLADGNSLVASADQGFAERAGTEIKDPVYSSKAVSVPTIRLSDLLDQTGLSHFDFLSVDVELAEPKVLAGFDINRFAPTLVCIEAHPQVRQQILDYFAAHGYVVLGRYLRADLANLYFAPIGLTAPSRPTAPETVLEGVPKK; translated from the coding sequence ATGACGAAGTGGTGGAGAACCTGCCGACTCGACGTGATCGAGGTCTCTCTCGTTGCCGTCCTCGTCGCGGTCATTGTCACGACCGTCGTGTCGTCTCGGTACGCGCGGCTATCCTACGTCGCATACAGTGCGGCACAGGAGGGGGCGCGGCTGAAAGACCGTTACGGGCCGTCACGGTACTCGAGAAACGAGGAAGAGTGGATCATCCGGGACTACTTCCAAGACCGGCGCGCCGGGTCCTTTGTAGATGTCGGCGCGAATCACTACAAGAACGACAGCAACACGTTCTATCTGGAATCTGAGCTCGGATGGTCAGGCATTGCCATCGACCCCCAGGCTGAGTTCGCGGCCGATTATCGAACCCACCGACCCCGCACCCGCTTCTTCGCGTTCTTCGTCTCAGACACCTCCGACTCCAACATCACGTTCCACCTGGCAGACGGGAACTCGCTGGTGGCGTCCGCGGATCAAGGTTTTGCCGAACGGGCGGGCACGGAGATCAAGGACCCTGTCTACTCGTCCAAGGCCGTGAGCGTGCCGACGATCCGACTCTCGGATCTGCTTGATCAGACTGGCCTGTCTCATTTCGATTTCTTGTCGGTGGACGTTGAGTTGGCCGAACCGAAAGTCCTCGCAGGCTTTGACATCAACCGTTTTGCACCGACGCTCGTCTGTATCGAGGCTCACCCGCAGGTACGGCAGCAGATTCTGGACTACTTCGCCGCACACGGGTACGTGGTTCTCGGCAGGTACCTCCGCGCTGACTTGGCAAACCTGTACTTCGCGCCGATTGGGCTCACCGCCCCTTCGCGGCCGACAGCCCCCGAGACGGTTCTTGAAGGCGTTCCAAAGAAGTAG